One Mesorhizobium loti genomic window carries:
- a CDS encoding lysine exporter protein LysE/YggA — MLQSILSLILFAFVATATPGIATTLSTASGAQFGFRRSVPLMIGSAAGLATVTGAAAAGLAGLLLAVPSLQLAMKIAGSLYLLWLALKIGRAGPPNFDVTMAKPNSFLGGAGIQWMNPKGWAMGLGAAASFAALADGPGQLALLLGSTFGLTAAISLSIWCLAGMVLARLLKTEWQWRALNIVLALVLAASIIPMWRSA, encoded by the coding sequence ATGCTCCAGTCCATCCTGTCGCTCATTCTGTTTGCCTTCGTGGCCACCGCCACGCCCGGCATCGCGACGACCTTGTCGACCGCCTCGGGCGCGCAGTTCGGGTTTCGCCGGTCGGTTCCGCTGATGATCGGCAGTGCCGCCGGCCTCGCTACCGTAACCGGGGCGGCCGCGGCCGGGCTCGCCGGCCTGCTGCTGGCGGTGCCTTCGCTGCAACTGGCAATGAAGATCGCCGGCTCGCTCTATCTTCTGTGGCTGGCGCTTAAGATCGGCCGCGCCGGTCCGCCCAATTTCGACGTGACGATGGCCAAACCGAACAGTTTTCTTGGCGGCGCTGGCATCCAGTGGATGAACCCCAAGGGCTGGGCGATGGGACTGGGCGCGGCGGCCTCATTCGCCGCGCTGGCCGACGGGCCGGGACAGCTCGCCTTGCTGCTCGGCTCGACCTTCGGCCTGACCGCCGCCATCTCGCTGTCCATCTGGTGCCTCGCCGGCATGGTGCTGGCCCGGCTGCTCAAGACCGAATGGCAATGGCGCGCGCTCAACATCGTGCTGGCGCTGGTGCTGGCCGCGTCGATCATCCCGATGTGGCGGTCGGCTTAG
- a CDS encoding regulatory protein — translation MTLPHPNTDQISLPIVLGVLGDPTRLAIVRYLASKEGVALNCSQFLDLGSKTNLSYHLAKLREAGVTRAEVVGTNRMITLRRADLDARFPGLLDSVIAAAVDDPALPAVGGHDIEMPA, via the coding sequence ATGACGTTACCCCATCCCAATACGGACCAGATCAGCCTGCCGATCGTGCTTGGCGTGCTCGGCGATCCGACGCGGCTCGCCATCGTGCGCTATCTCGCCAGCAAGGAAGGCGTGGCGCTGAACTGCAGCCAGTTCCTCGATCTCGGCTCCAAGACCAATCTCAGCTACCACCTTGCCAAGCTGCGCGAGGCCGGCGTCACCCGCGCCGAAGTGGTCGGCACCAACCGCATGATCACGCTGCGCCGCGCCGACCTCGACGCCCGCTTCCCCGGCCTGCTCGACAGCGTCATCGCCGCGGCGGTGGACGACCCGGCACTGCCGGCGGTCGGCGGGCATGATATTGAGATGCCGGCCTAG
- a CDS encoding transcriptional regulator, which produces MSKEALPGLSLCNNAMLRRATRKIGQYYDDVLAPSGLKATQQGLLYQIHIGDEPAMGAIASALIMDLSALGHTLKPLIRDGYVETFADPDDRRIKRVRLTAQGLVKLDEAMKLWQVAQQRFEDVVGKEKAARLRAALDDISALDFDLPPAN; this is translated from the coding sequence ATGTCGAAAGAGGCCCTGCCCGGACTGTCGCTCTGCAACAACGCCATGCTGCGTCGCGCGACGCGCAAGATTGGCCAGTACTATGATGATGTGCTGGCGCCCTCGGGCCTGAAAGCCACGCAGCAGGGCCTGCTCTATCAGATCCACATTGGCGATGAACCGGCGATGGGCGCCATTGCGTCGGCCCTGATCATGGACCTGTCGGCGCTCGGCCACACGCTGAAGCCGCTGATCCGCGACGGCTATGTCGAGACCTTCGCCGATCCCGACGACCGCCGCATCAAGCGGGTGCGGCTGACCGCGCAGGGCCTAGTCAAGCTCGATGAGGCGATGAAGCTGTGGCAGGTCGCCCAGCAGCGTTTCGAGGACGTGGTCGGCAAGGAGAAGGCCGCGAGGTTGCGCGCGGCGCTGGATGATATTTCCGCACTGGATTTTGATCTGCCGCCGGCCAACTAA
- a CDS encoding bifunctional deaminase-reductase domain-containing protein, which produces MRKIIAATFVSLDGVMQAPGGPEEDPVGGFKFGGWTFHYFDEVGGAAMEELFSKPFALLLGRRTYDIFAAYWPYQKDPIADAFNPATKYVATHRPDTLAWQNTQWLGPDIVAALRRLSQEDGPDLLIQGSADLIQTLLANGLIDEIRLMIFPLVLGKGKRLFGDDAMPAAFKLAKSQTSSTGVIIATYERAGEIEVGSFVTGEPSAAELERRKNWK; this is translated from the coding sequence ATGAGAAAGATCATCGCCGCCACCTTCGTCAGCCTCGACGGCGTCATGCAGGCGCCCGGCGGCCCGGAAGAGGATCCGGTCGGCGGCTTCAAGTTCGGCGGCTGGACCTTCCATTACTTTGACGAGGTGGGCGGCGCGGCGATGGAAGAACTCTTCTCCAAACCCTTCGCCCTGTTGCTCGGCCGCAGAACCTACGACATCTTCGCCGCCTACTGGCCGTATCAGAAAGATCCGATCGCCGATGCCTTCAACCCCGCGACCAAATATGTGGCGACGCATCGGCCTGACACCCTCGCCTGGCAGAACACGCAATGGCTTGGGCCCGATATCGTCGCGGCGCTGCGCCGCCTCAGCCAGGAAGATGGACCTGATCTGCTCATCCAGGGATCAGCCGACCTGATCCAGACCTTGCTCGCCAACGGCCTGATCGACGAGATCCGGCTGATGATCTTCCCGCTGGTGCTGGGCAAGGGCAAGCGGCTGTTCGGCGACGACGCGATGCCGGCCGCCTTCAAGCTTGCCAAATCGCAGACGTCGAGCACCGGCGTCATCATCGCAACCTACGAACGCGCGGGCGAAATCGAGGTCGGGTCGTTCGTCACGGGCGAGCCGTCCGCCGCCGAGCTCGAGCGGCGCAAGAACTGGAAGTAA
- a CDS encoding manganese transport regulator MntR: MALKNRPVPREPLPDADVHSEGFRHQRQARRSALVEDYVELIADLIEDGNEARQVDIAARLGVAQPTVAKMLTRLCADGLVSRKPYRGVFLTEAGRKVAEESRIRHQTVEAFLRSLGVSAETARIDAEGIEHHVSAETLDAFRKAMTAPR, encoded by the coding sequence TTGGCGCTGAAGAACAGACCGGTCCCGCGTGAGCCACTGCCCGACGCCGATGTCCATTCGGAAGGCTTCCGGCATCAGCGCCAAGCGCGCCGCAGCGCGCTGGTCGAGGATTATGTCGAGCTGATCGCCGATTTGATCGAGGACGGCAACGAGGCGCGCCAGGTCGACATCGCCGCACGGCTCGGCGTCGCCCAGCCGACGGTGGCCAAGATGCTGACGCGGCTCTGCGCCGACGGGCTGGTCTCGAGAAAACCCTATCGCGGCGTGTTCCTGACCGAGGCCGGCCGCAAGGTGGCGGAGGAAAGCCGCATCCGCCACCAGACGGTGGAAGCGTTCTTGCGCTCGCTCGGCGTCAGCGCCGAGACGGCGCGCATCGATGCCGAGGGCATCGAGCACCATGTCAGCGCCGAGACACTGGACGCGTTCCGCAAGGCGATGACCGCGCCGCGCTGA
- a CDS encoding O-methyltransferase, giving the protein MSNIEDIRRFYARLMAANAASSDPRLEEVFASVPREAFLGPGPWTIVASGDKIITPSADPAHVYQNVLVALDADKGINNGEPFLHAMWIGKLAPRPGETVTHIGAGTGYYTAVLARLVSPGGTVTALELDDRLAELARKNLEAYGNATVVHGDAVTTPLPPSDIVYVNAGVVAPPAGWLKALRPGGRMIFPWRPAERVPLAVLVTRTEKGLACNPFMRSWFIPCFGASVADLAAKIPTPKQAARSRSIWLTSDKAPDRTATAIFGDVWFSTKDVRAKPGS; this is encoded by the coding sequence ATGAGCAACATTGAAGACATCAGGAGATTCTACGCCCGGCTGATGGCGGCCAATGCCGCCTCATCGGATCCACGCCTGGAAGAGGTCTTCGCCAGCGTGCCGCGCGAAGCCTTTCTTGGCCCGGGGCCGTGGACGATCGTCGCCAGCGGCGACAAGATCATCACGCCGAGCGCCGATCCGGCCCATGTCTACCAGAACGTGCTGGTGGCGCTCGATGCCGACAAGGGCATCAACAATGGCGAGCCGTTCCTGCACGCCATGTGGATCGGAAAACTGGCGCCGAGACCCGGCGAGACCGTCACGCATATCGGCGCCGGCACCGGCTACTACACCGCCGTGCTGGCCAGGCTGGTTTCGCCTGGCGGCACCGTCACCGCCCTCGAACTCGACGACAGGCTGGCCGAACTGGCGCGCAAAAATCTCGAAGCCTATGGCAATGCGACTGTCGTCCACGGCGATGCCGTGACCACGCCCCTGCCGCCATCCGACATCGTCTATGTCAATGCCGGCGTCGTCGCCCCTCCGGCCGGATGGCTGAAAGCGTTGCGCCCCGGCGGCCGCATGATATTTCCCTGGCGCCCGGCCGAGCGCGTCCCGCTGGCGGTGCTGGTGACCCGCACCGAGAAGGGCTTGGCCTGCAATCCCTTCATGCGCTCCTGGTTCATCCCGTGCTTCGGGGCCTCGGTCGCGGATCTGGCGGCGAAGATCCCGACTCCGAAGCAGGCCGCGCGCAGCCGTTCGATCTGGTTGACGAGCGACAAGGCGCCGGACCGCACCGCCACGGCCATCTTCGGCGACGTCTGGTTCTCGACGAAAGACGTCCGCGCCAAACCCGGCAGCTGA
- a CDS encoding SH3 type 3 domain-containing protein: MQLIADSQVMRRRLRTILYALIAGPSLLTAFAAAFPAHAEDTPFISIVSGLAPDDLLNVRAKPSPIGKTEARIANGASVTNLGCNDIDGHQWCKIVSDNPKATGWTPARYLVPVNPAPVPDTDQPAGAQAATPAESGQPPPDLTARLGDVVRPAAPETPAKSAATTAMQDAYGLALVAAATPSTGDDPAAPAQDAAVDTQTVADLPPQPAALAPGSVEVPCARYVGQPMERCAATVLHKGKDRADVTVTWPDGGTRVISFRAGLPAASNGQSGFRFTREGNLSMIRIGVSERFEITDTVAFGD, from the coding sequence ATGCAATTGATCGCCGACAGCCAAGTGATGAGGCGCCGCCTGCGGACAATTCTCTACGCGCTGATCGCCGGTCCGTCGTTGCTGACGGCGTTTGCGGCAGCTTTCCCCGCCCATGCCGAAGACACGCCCTTCATCTCCATCGTCAGCGGGTTGGCCCCCGACGACTTGCTCAATGTCCGCGCCAAGCCCTCGCCGATCGGCAAGACCGAGGCCCGCATCGCCAATGGTGCGAGCGTCACCAACCTCGGCTGCAACGACATTGACGGGCATCAATGGTGCAAGATTGTCTCGGACAATCCGAAAGCCACCGGCTGGACCCCGGCGCGCTACCTCGTTCCCGTCAATCCGGCGCCCGTGCCAGACACCGACCAGCCGGCGGGAGCTCAGGCCGCGACGCCTGCCGAGTCCGGCCAGCCGCCGCCCGACCTGACGGCGCGGCTCGGCGATGTGGTCCGCCCGGCCGCTCCGGAAACGCCGGCGAAATCCGCCGCCACCACCGCGATGCAGGATGCCTACGGCCTGGCACTGGTCGCGGCTGCAACCCCGTCGACCGGAGACGACCCCGCAGCGCCCGCCCAGGATGCCGCCGTCGACACGCAGACCGTCGCCGACCTGCCGCCGCAGCCCGCGGCCCTTGCCCCGGGTAGCGTGGAGGTCCCCTGCGCGCGCTATGTTGGCCAGCCGATGGAACGCTGTGCGGCGACTGTCTTGCACAAGGGCAAGGACAGGGCCGACGTGACCGTCACCTGGCCCGATGGCGGCACACGCGTCATCTCCTTCCGTGCCGGTCTGCCAGCCGCCTCGAACGGGCAAAGCGGATTCCGCTTCACCCGCGAGGGCAATCTGAGCATGATCCGCATCGGCGTCTCCGAGCGCTTCGAGATCACGGACACGGTGGCGTTTGGGGACTAG
- a CDS encoding transporter, whose protein sequence is MDKRLFWLALGSFTISTEGFVISSLLPDIARDAGISIPLAGTLITAFALAYAVGTPILATLTGEWDRRRVILWTLVFFVIGNIAAALSSSFEVLLIARIIMALSSGLFAATAQGTAVALVDDHHRARAIAVVVGGTTVAVAVGAPLGALVATIAGWRGTFYAIAGLGALAGAILWYRLPRGIVGTRLPLKRRLAAAIRPGVMPILVTTLLALTGAFTVFAYVAPLAIEGGGLSQIALPGMLLAFGVGAVIGNIAGGQAADRFGATRTVGWSLTLSAAMLVMLSVIPAFLPQHIAGPALMAMMVPWGIVGWAFPPAQASRIIKLAPDAAPIVLSLNGSALYLGVALGAVVGGGVLRYGAPADLGLVAAAFPLIGLGIVLAGRWAARPVAMPAE, encoded by the coding sequence ATGGACAAGCGGCTCTTCTGGCTTGCGCTCGGATCGTTCACGATCTCGACCGAGGGCTTCGTCATCTCCAGCCTTCTGCCCGACATCGCCAGGGATGCCGGCATTTCCATTCCACTCGCCGGCACGCTGATCACCGCCTTCGCGCTCGCCTATGCGGTCGGCACGCCGATCCTGGCGACGCTGACCGGCGAATGGGACCGGCGCCGCGTCATCTTGTGGACGCTGGTGTTCTTCGTCATCGGCAATATCGCCGCCGCCCTGAGCTCCTCCTTCGAAGTGCTGCTGATCGCACGCATCATCATGGCGCTGTCGTCGGGCCTGTTCGCCGCGACCGCGCAAGGCACGGCGGTGGCGCTGGTCGATGACCATCACCGGGCGCGCGCCATCGCCGTCGTCGTCGGCGGCACCACGGTTGCCGTCGCCGTCGGTGCGCCGCTCGGCGCGCTGGTCGCGACGATCGCCGGCTGGCGCGGCACCTTCTATGCCATTGCCGGGCTCGGCGCGCTCGCCGGCGCCATCCTGTGGTACAGGCTGCCGCGGGGCATCGTCGGCACCCGGCTGCCGCTGAAGCGCAGGCTGGCGGCGGCCATACGGCCCGGCGTGATGCCGATCCTGGTGACGACATTGCTGGCGCTGACCGGCGCCTTCACCGTCTTTGCCTATGTCGCGCCGCTGGCCATCGAGGGCGGCGGGCTCAGCCAGATCGCGCTGCCCGGCATGCTGCTCGCCTTTGGCGTCGGCGCCGTCATCGGCAACATCGCCGGCGGCCAGGCGGCCGACCGGTTCGGCGCCACCCGCACCGTCGGCTGGTCGCTGACGCTAAGCGCCGCCATGCTGGTGATGCTTTCCGTCATCCCGGCCTTCCTGCCGCAGCATATTGCCGGCCCGGCGCTGATGGCGATGATGGTGCCGTGGGGCATCGTCGGCTGGGCGTTCCCGCCGGCGCAGGCCAGCCGCATCATCAAGCTGGCGCCCGATGCCGCCCCGATCGTGCTGTCGCTCAACGGCTCGGCGCTTTATCTCGGCGTGGCGTTGGGCGCCGTGGTTGGCGGTGGCGTGCTGCGCTATGGCGCGCCGGCCGATCTCGGCCTGGTCGCTGCGGCCTTCCCGTTGATCGGTCTGGGTATTGTGCTGGCCGGCCGCTGGGCGGCACGGCCGGTCGCGATGCCGGCCGAGTAG
- a CDS encoding LysR family transcriptional regulator, which translates to MQSMIRNLDTALMRTFVTVADKASMTAAANVLHLTQGAVSQQVKRLEETLGCSLFERDRRGLRLTRSGERLFDKAKRLLSLNDEIWAEMAGSAVAGQVRLGVPYDLVGTLLAPVLKAYAETYPQVEISLVCASSPELAAALAAGTIDLAVIEERVGPTSGECLAVDRLVWVGARGGTARAKRPLPVSIVADTCAFRPVVLSALNEHGLEWRTVFENGNIDATTATVRSDLAVTTWLASTVPADLDILPFDVGLPPLPNFAINLHLPRHGVGPAAQEFARHIRDGLARRPVAA; encoded by the coding sequence ATGCAGAGCATGATCCGCAATCTCGATACGGCGCTGATGCGCACCTTCGTCACCGTCGCCGACAAGGCCAGCATGACAGCAGCGGCCAACGTGCTTCACCTGACACAGGGCGCCGTCAGCCAGCAGGTCAAAAGGCTGGAGGAGACGCTCGGCTGCAGCCTGTTCGAGCGCGACCGGCGCGGCCTGCGCCTGACGCGGTCCGGCGAGCGGCTGTTCGACAAGGCCAAGCGCCTGCTCAGCCTCAATGACGAGATATGGGCCGAGATGGCGGGAAGTGCTGTCGCCGGCCAGGTGCGGCTCGGCGTGCCCTACGATCTGGTCGGCACCTTGCTGGCGCCGGTGCTGAAGGCTTATGCGGAGACCTATCCGCAGGTCGAGATATCGCTGGTCTGCGCTTCGTCGCCGGAACTGGCGGCAGCGCTGGCTGCCGGGACCATCGACCTTGCGGTGATCGAGGAAAGGGTCGGCCCGACATCAGGCGAATGCCTGGCCGTCGACCGGCTGGTCTGGGTCGGCGCCAGAGGCGGCACTGCCCGTGCCAAGCGGCCGCTGCCGGTGTCTATCGTCGCCGACACCTGCGCCTTCCGGCCGGTGGTGCTCTCGGCGCTCAACGAGCATGGGCTGGAATGGCGCACGGTGTTCGAAAACGGCAACATAGACGCGACGACGGCGACGGTGCGCTCCGACCTCGCCGTCACCACCTGGCTGGCGTCCACCGTGCCGGCCGATCTCGACATTTTGCCGTTCGACGTCGGCCTGCCGCCACTGCCGAATTTCGCCATCAATCTGCATTTGCCGAGGCACGGTGTTGGGCCTGCGGCACAGGAGTTCGCGCGGCATATCAGGGATGGGTTGGCGCGACGGCCGGTTGCAGCTTGA
- a CDS encoding short-chain dehydrogenase, producing MSGQANKGTAVVTGASSGIGAVYADRLAGQGYDLVLVARRADRLEELAEKLRYAYSRKVSVISADLSDDNDVRRVEQAISADDSVTLLVNNAGLGGQQVVATADADAAERMIKVNVIALTRLTRAVLPGLLARNRGAIVNIASVLAYETSFGGIYSGTKAYVVNFTEALHREVAGTNVKVQVVLPGATRTDFWELAGSDIDQLPKEIIMTADDMVDAALVGLARGEAVTVPALADAGKLDTFLGARQAFYGSLHANKPAARYAA from the coding sequence ATGAGTGGACAGGCAAACAAGGGCACGGCGGTTGTCACCGGCGCTTCATCGGGTATTGGCGCGGTCTATGCGGATCGGCTGGCGGGGCAGGGCTATGATCTCGTGCTGGTGGCGCGCCGCGCCGACCGGCTCGAGGAACTGGCCGAAAAGCTGCGTTACGCCTATAGCCGCAAGGTCAGCGTGATCAGCGCCGATCTCTCCGACGACAATGATGTGCGCCGGGTCGAGCAGGCGATATCGGCTGACGACAGCGTGACGCTGCTGGTCAACAATGCCGGCCTCGGCGGCCAGCAGGTGGTGGCAACGGCCGACGCCGACGCGGCCGAGCGCATGATCAAGGTCAATGTCATCGCCTTGACCCGTCTGACCCGTGCCGTGCTGCCGGGTCTTCTGGCGCGCAACCGCGGCGCCATCGTCAACATCGCCTCGGTACTCGCCTATGAGACCTCGTTTGGCGGTATCTACAGCGGCACCAAGGCCTATGTCGTCAATTTCACCGAAGCCCTGCACCGTGAGGTCGCGGGCACCAATGTGAAGGTGCAGGTGGTGCTGCCGGGCGCGACCCGGACCGATTTCTGGGAACTGGCCGGCAGCGATATCGACCAGCTTCCGAAGGAAATCATCATGACCGCCGACGATATGGTCGATGCCGCGCTTGTCGGCCTGGCCAGGGGCGAAGCCGTCACCGTGCCCGCGCTTGCCGACGCCGGCAAGCTGGACACGTTCCTCGGCGCCCGCCAGGCCTTCTACGGCAGCCTGCACGCCAACAAGCCGGCAGCGCGTTACGCGGCTTGA
- a CDS encoding CMP/dCMP deaminase zinc-binding protein has translation MDVGEDGDAHAERLPWCSPLGAPVRLRYQAPDFIIKSPPFEAAGDSAQSTHGYRGSTPSATVRAIPEFMWNIRVDSLGGHQAMTRDQMYAHLRAANDVAREAAAHGHHPFGCVLVGPDDRILMRQGNINTVRHAETELSRRAAEAYPAEFLWSCTLVSTGEPCAMCTGTLYWANIGRLVYGFEETKLLALTGDHAENPTMNLSSRTVLGSGQKPVEVHGPIPEMEEELLAPHIGFWQR, from the coding sequence ATGGATGTCGGCGAGGACGGCGATGCGCATGCGGAGAGACTCCCTTGGTGCAGCCCATTGGGGGCTCCGGTCCGCCTTCGTTATCAAGCCCCCGACTTCATTATCAAGTCCCCGCCTTTCGAGGCCGCCGGAGACAGTGCGCAATCCACCCATGGCTATCGCGGCAGCACTCCATCTGCTACCGTCCGGGCCATCCCAGAGTTCATGTGGAATATCCGCGTAGACAGCCTCGGAGGGCACCAGGCGATGACCCGCGACCAGATGTACGCCCACCTCCGCGCCGCCAATGACGTGGCGCGCGAGGCTGCCGCGCATGGGCACCATCCTTTCGGCTGTGTGCTCGTCGGCCCCGACGATCGCATCCTGATGCGGCAAGGCAACATCAACACCGTGCGCCACGCCGAAACCGAGCTTAGCCGGCGTGCCGCGGAGGCCTATCCGGCGGAATTCCTGTGGTCCTGCACGCTGGTCTCGACCGGCGAGCCCTGTGCGATGTGCACCGGAACGCTCTACTGGGCGAATATCGGCCGGCTGGTCTACGGCTTCGAGGAGACCAAGCTTCTCGCGCTGACCGGCGACCATGCCGAGAATCCGACGATGAATCTCTCGTCACGCACGGTCCTCGGCTCCGGGCAGAAGCCGGTCGAGGTCCACGGCCCCATCCCCGAGATGGAGGAGGAACTTCTCGCCCCGCATATCGGTTTCTGGCAGCGCTAG
- a CDS encoding metallophosphoesterase, translating to MRIAVLADIHGNVLALDAVLEDLARRGGADLTVNLGDSVSGPLWPRETFERLEALKLPTVRGNHDRRVAADPADETMWASDVYAQERLTEAQRAVLFAQPLTLEIAPGIVAFHARPDHDEKYLLDAVVDGQLVRAPLAAIRRRLKALDPACRAALCGHSHRTELVRIPDGPVIFNPGSIGCPAYDDSTPPAHVSEQGSPHARYGIVTLGGEGQPDRFEAIAVDYDHEAAARQAEQAGRPEWAHALRTGFMPG from the coding sequence ATGCGCATCGCCGTCCTCGCCGACATCCATGGCAACGTCCTGGCACTCGACGCCGTGCTGGAGGACCTGGCGCGGCGCGGCGGCGCTGATCTCACCGTCAATCTCGGCGACAGCGTTTCCGGCCCGCTGTGGCCGCGCGAGACGTTTGAGCGCCTGGAAGCGCTGAAGCTGCCGACGGTGCGCGGCAACCATGACCGCCGTGTCGCGGCCGATCCCGCGGACGAGACCATGTGGGCTTCGGATGTCTATGCGCAGGAACGGCTGACCGAGGCGCAGCGTGCGGTGCTTTTCGCCCAGCCGCTGACGCTGGAGATCGCGCCCGGCATCGTCGCTTTCCATGCCCGACCCGACCACGATGAAAAATATCTGCTCGACGCGGTTGTCGATGGCCAGCTGGTGCGCGCGCCGCTGGCGGCGATCCGGCGGCGGCTGAAGGCGCTCGACCCGGCCTGCCGCGCCGCGCTGTGCGGCCACAGCCACCGCACTGAGCTGGTCCGCATCCCCGACGGCCCCGTGATCTTCAATCCGGGCAGCATAGGCTGCCCCGCCTATGACGATTCCACCCCGCCGGCGCATGTGTCCGAACAGGGTTCGCCGCATGCGCGCTACGGCATCGTCACCTTGGGTGGCGAAGGCCAGCCCGACCGTTTCGAGGCAATCGCCGTCGACTACGACCACGAGGCGGCGGCACGGCAGGCCGAACAGGCGGGACGGCCGGAATGGGCGCATGCGCTCAGAACCGGATTCATGCCAGGCTGA
- a CDS encoding Manganese transport protein mntH, translated as MSDAEATAPRSSWRFAGRDEDDQPSLREVNSTIAVPSSGVWFRRLFAFMGPGYMVSVGYMDPGNWATDLAGGAQFGYTLLFIIMLSNLMAILLQALAARLGIATGRDLAQACRAYYPRPVNFVLWIACELAIIACDLAEVIGTAIALQLLFGIPLIGGAMLTALDAFLVLLLMNKGFRYLEAFVIALLIIIFSCFAIQIFVAAPPAGTILHSMFVPSSEIVTNPAMLYIAIGIIGATVMPHNLYLHSSIVQTRAYERTEKGKRDAIKWATTDSTIALMLALFVNAAILIVSAVAFHNTGHQDVAEIGQAFELLSPLLGLGIASILFAVALLASGLNSTVTATLAGQIVMEGFLRLRIPNWARRLLTRGLAIVPVVVVTAFYGEKGTAQLLVFSQVILSMQLPFAVVPLVQFVSDKKKMGNLAIPRSVAALAWVVAAIILVLNFKLLYDTLFGVG; from the coding sequence ATGTCAGACGCAGAAGCCACAGCCCCCCGATCCTCATGGCGGTTCGCCGGACGGGACGAGGACGATCAGCCCAGCCTGCGCGAAGTGAATTCCACCATCGCCGTGCCGAGTTCGGGCGTCTGGTTCCGCCGGCTGTTCGCCTTCATGGGGCCGGGCTACATGGTCTCGGTCGGCTATATGGACCCGGGCAACTGGGCGACCGACCTCGCTGGCGGCGCCCAGTTCGGCTACACGCTTTTGTTCATCATCATGCTGTCCAACCTGATGGCGATCCTCCTGCAGGCGCTCGCCGCCCGGCTTGGCATCGCCACCGGTCGCGACCTCGCCCAGGCCTGCCGCGCCTATTATCCGCGGCCGGTCAATTTCGTGCTGTGGATCGCCTGCGAACTCGCCATCATCGCCTGCGACCTCGCCGAAGTGATCGGCACGGCGATCGCCTTGCAGCTTCTGTTCGGCATTCCGCTGATCGGCGGCGCCATGCTCACCGCGCTCGACGCCTTCCTGGTGCTGCTGTTGATGAACAAGGGGTTCCGCTATCTAGAAGCTTTCGTCATCGCGCTTTTGATCATCATCTTCAGCTGCTTTGCCATTCAGATCTTCGTCGCCGCCCCGCCGGCCGGCACGATCCTGCATTCGATGTTCGTGCCGTCGTCGGAGATCGTCACCAACCCGGCGATGCTCTACATCGCCATCGGCATCATCGGCGCCACGGTCATGCCGCACAATCTCTATCTGCACTCCTCGATCGTGCAGACCCGCGCCTATGAGCGCACCGAAAAGGGCAAGCGCGACGCCATCAAATGGGCAACGACGGACTCCACCATCGCCTTGATGCTGGCGCTGTTCGTCAACGCCGCCATCCTGATCGTGTCAGCCGTCGCCTTCCACAACACCGGCCATCAGGACGTGGCCGAGATCGGCCAGGCCTTCGAGCTCTTGTCGCCGCTGCTGGGCCTCGGCATCGCCTCGATCCTGTTCGCCGTGGCGCTGCTGGCGTCGGGCCTCAACTCAACGGTGACCGCGACGCTTGCCGGCCAGATCGTCATGGAAGGCTTCCTGCGCCTGCGCATTCCCAACTGGGCACGGCGGCTTTTGACGCGCGGCCTCGCCATTGTCCCGGTGGTGGTCGTCACCGCATTCTATGGCGAGAAGGGCACCGCCCAGCTGCTGGTGTTCAGCCAGGTCATCCTGTCGATGCAGTTGCCCTTCGCCGTGGTGCCGCTGGTGCAGTTCGTCTCCGACAAGAAGAAGATGGGCAACCTCGCCATTCCGCGCAGTGTCGCAGCCCTTGCCTGGGTGGTCGCGGCGATCATCCTCGTGCTCAATTTCAAGCTGCTCTACGACACGCTGTTCGGGGTCGGTTGA